A region from the Neomicrococcus aestuarii genome encodes:
- the ureC gene encoding urease subunit alpha — MSFEIPRRQYADLYGPTTGDAIRLADTDLFLEIEQDLTVYGEEVVFGGGKVIRDGMGQNGQATRDGGAGGGIPDTVITNVVVLDYTGIYKADIALRDGHIFKIGKAGNPQITDGVDIVIGASTEIIAGERKILTAGGIDTHIHFISPDQVPTALTSGVTTMVGGGTGPAEGTKATTVTPGKWHIQRMLQAAEGLPINIGLFGKGHASAVEPLAEQIRAGAVGLKVHEDWGSTSSSIDTSLKVADEYDVQVAIHTDTLNECGFVEDTIRAIGGRVIHTFHTEGAGGGHAPDIIKIAGLPNVLPASTNPTLPYTRNTIEEHLDMLMVCHHLNPDIPEDVAFADSRIRAETIAAEDVLQDLGIFSITSSDSQAMGRVGEVITRTWQVADKMKRQRGVLKDPDGGTHGSASGLGEESDNFRLKRYIAKYTINAAIAQGMSDSIGSVEEGKFADLVLWDPAFFGVKPELVLKGGQIAYALMGDANASIPTPQPRTMRPMFAAFGKAVQQSSITFLSQAAIDAGVPEELGLQKNIRPVSGIRTLTKGDLKHNGATPDIQVDPETYQVTVNGEDVTCEPSDVLPMAQRYFLF, encoded by the coding sequence GTGAGCTTCGAGATTCCCCGCAGGCAGTACGCGGACCTCTATGGCCCCACCACGGGCGACGCCATCCGCCTGGCGGACACCGACCTGTTCCTGGAAATCGAGCAGGATCTCACCGTCTACGGCGAGGAGGTGGTGTTCGGGGGCGGGAAGGTGATCCGGGACGGGATGGGCCAGAACGGCCAGGCCACGCGCGACGGTGGGGCTGGGGGCGGCATCCCGGATACCGTCATCACCAACGTCGTCGTCCTGGACTACACCGGTATCTACAAGGCCGACATCGCGCTCAGGGACGGGCATATCTTCAAAATCGGCAAGGCCGGCAACCCCCAGATCACCGACGGCGTGGACATCGTGATCGGCGCCAGCACCGAGATCATCGCCGGCGAACGGAAAATCCTCACCGCCGGCGGCATCGATACCCACATCCACTTCATTTCCCCGGACCAGGTGCCCACCGCCCTCACCAGCGGAGTGACCACCATGGTGGGCGGCGGTACCGGCCCCGCCGAAGGCACTAAGGCCACCACTGTCACCCCGGGCAAATGGCACATCCAACGGATGCTGCAGGCCGCCGAAGGGCTCCCCATCAACATCGGGCTGTTCGGCAAAGGCCACGCATCCGCCGTCGAACCCCTCGCCGAGCAGATCCGCGCCGGTGCGGTCGGACTCAAAGTCCACGAGGACTGGGGATCCACCAGCTCCTCCATAGATACTTCCCTGAAGGTGGCCGATGAATACGACGTCCAGGTGGCCATCCACACCGACACCCTGAACGAGTGCGGTTTCGTGGAGGACACCATCCGCGCCATCGGTGGGCGCGTCATCCACACCTTCCACACCGAAGGCGCCGGGGGCGGGCACGCGCCGGACATCATCAAAATCGCCGGGCTGCCCAACGTCCTGCCGGCATCGACCAACCCCACTCTGCCGTACACGCGCAACACCATTGAAGAACACCTGGACATGCTGATGGTGTGCCACCACCTCAACCCGGACATCCCCGAGGACGTGGCCTTCGCGGATTCCCGCATCCGCGCCGAGACCATCGCCGCAGAGGATGTGCTGCAGGACCTGGGCATCTTCTCCATCACCTCCTCCGACTCGCAGGCCATGGGCCGGGTGGGCGAAGTCATCACGCGCACCTGGCAGGTGGCGGACAAAATGAAGAGGCAGCGCGGGGTCTTGAAGGATCCCGACGGCGGCACTCACGGCTCCGCTTCAGGCCTGGGCGAGGAGAGCGACAATTTCCGGCTCAAGCGCTACATCGCCAAGTACACGATCAACGCGGCCATCGCGCAGGGCATGTCCGACTCCATCGGCTCGGTAGAGGAGGGCAAGTTCGCCGACCTGGTGCTGTGGGATCCGGCCTTCTTCGGCGTAAAGCCCGAACTGGTACTCAAAGGCGGACAGATTGCCTACGCACTGATGGGCGACGCCAACGCCTCCATCCCGACGCCGCAACCGCGCACCATGCGCCCCATGTTCGCAGCGTTCGGCAAGGCGGTGCAGCAGTCCTCCATCACCTTTCTGTCCCAGGCCGCGATCGACGCCGGCGTCCCGGAGGAACTGGGCCTGCAGAAGAACATCCGGCCTGTCTCGGGTATCCGGACCCTGACCAAGGGCGACCTTAAACACAATGGCGCCACGCCGGATATCCAGGTTGACCCGGAAACATACCAAGTGACAGTCAACGGCGAGGATGTCACCTGCGAGCCCTCCGACGTGCTGCCCATGGCGCAGCGCTACTTCCTCTTTTAG
- a CDS encoding urease subunit beta, which yields MIPGEYILRAEPVTLNAGRAAVTLNVTNTGDRPIQVGSHFHFAEANAALAFDRVAAYGRRLDIPAGTAARFEPGDSRTVRLIELAGGREVYGLSNAVNGPLAPGPRPGTKEEAQ from the coding sequence ATGATTCCAGGCGAATACATCCTGCGGGCAGAACCTGTGACGCTGAACGCAGGCCGCGCAGCCGTCACGTTGAATGTCACCAACACCGGAGACCGGCCCATCCAGGTGGGCTCGCACTTCCACTTCGCCGAAGCCAACGCGGCCCTGGCCTTCGACCGCGTCGCAGCTTACGGCCGCCGATTGGACATCCCCGCCGGGACCGCTGCCCGGTTCGAACCGGGGGACAGCAGGACCGTCCGCCTGATTGAGCTCGCCGGCGGCCGCGAGGTCTACGGCCTCAGCAACGCCGTCAATGGCCCGTTGGCCCCAGGGCCGCGGCCCGGAACCAAGGAGGAAGCCCAGTGA
- a CDS encoding urease subunit gamma codes for MHLMPREQEKLMIVVAADLARRRQARGLKLNFPEAVAVISYELIEGARDGRTVADLMSYGTTILTRGDVMEGVPEMIHDVQVEATFPDGTKLVTVHQPIR; via the coding sequence ATGCATCTGATGCCCCGTGAGCAGGAGAAGCTCATGATTGTGGTGGCCGCCGACCTGGCCCGCCGGCGGCAGGCCAGAGGACTGAAATTGAACTTCCCGGAGGCCGTAGCCGTCATCAGCTATGAACTGATCGAAGGCGCCCGCGACGGCCGCACCGTCGCCGATCTGATGAGCTACGGGACCACCATCCTTACCCGCGGGGATGTCATGGAAGGCGTGCCAGAAATGATTCACGACGTCCAAGTCGAGGCTACGTTCCCTGACGGCACCAAGCTCGTCACCGTCCACCAGCCAATCCGTTAG
- a CDS encoding purine-cytosine permease family protein, translating into MAVLDRDATSVQPGRPAGSRDAVSAAKESLEDYTLRFAPRSYRKWGPGVVATSALGGIAYLADFSIGANIGMAYGTANALLGILVAAVVIFVTGFPLAYYAARYNIDLDLITRGSGFGYYGSIVTNVIFATFTFIFFALEGSIMAQGLEVGLGVPKAIGYAVSTIIVIPLVIYGMNTLAKLQVWTTPLWLLLMVVPLVYLVATNPGSVEDFFNYGGASGDGGINTAAVMLAAGVCLSLMAQIAEQIDYLRFMPPKTANNSRAWWLAVITAGPGWVVFGALKQAIGLFIAVYLISKLDPAASAMANEPVHQFLGVYEEMMPAWLAMTLAVVLVVISQIKINVTNAYSGSLAWTNSFTRVTKTYPGRMVFVVVNLVIALVLMEANMFDFLNTILGFYANCAMAWVVTVAADIAINKYLLKISPKQPEFRRGMLYAVNPVGFVSMLLSAGISIAIFFGAFGPAVQPYSPIFAVGLALVATPALAIATKGRYYLRRTDDGIDLPMFDAEGNPSGEKLLCHVTGIEFERPDMMLSAEAGPEGEKQYISSLSLSTDRTGRYVLPAQN; encoded by the coding sequence ATGGCCGTCCTGGACCGGGACGCCACCAGCGTTCAGCCGGGACGCCCGGCTGGCAGCCGGGACGCTGTCAGCGCCGCGAAAGAAAGCCTTGAAGACTACACGCTGCGTTTCGCGCCGCGTTCATACCGCAAGTGGGGGCCCGGCGTTGTCGCCACCAGCGCGCTGGGCGGGATTGCGTACCTGGCAGACTTCTCGATTGGCGCCAACATTGGCATGGCCTACGGGACAGCGAACGCCCTGCTCGGAATCCTCGTCGCTGCGGTGGTAATTTTTGTCACCGGGTTCCCCCTCGCCTATTACGCCGCGCGCTACAACATCGACTTGGACCTTATTACCCGCGGTTCCGGCTTCGGCTACTACGGCTCCATTGTCACGAACGTCATTTTTGCGACGTTCACCTTCATCTTTTTCGCCCTCGAAGGCTCCATCATGGCGCAGGGCCTCGAAGTGGGTCTGGGCGTACCGAAGGCCATCGGATACGCGGTGTCCACCATCATCGTGATCCCGCTGGTGATCTATGGGATGAACACGCTGGCCAAGCTCCAGGTATGGACCACACCCCTGTGGCTTTTGCTGATGGTGGTGCCGCTCGTCTACCTGGTGGCCACCAACCCGGGATCGGTTGAGGACTTCTTCAACTACGGCGGCGCCAGCGGCGATGGTGGGATCAACACGGCGGCCGTCATGCTCGCCGCGGGCGTGTGCCTTTCGTTGATGGCCCAGATCGCCGAGCAGATCGACTACCTGCGGTTCATGCCACCCAAGACCGCCAACAACAGCCGTGCCTGGTGGCTCGCAGTGATCACCGCCGGGCCCGGCTGGGTTGTGTTCGGCGCCCTCAAGCAGGCCATCGGCCTGTTCATCGCCGTTTACCTCATCTCCAAGCTCGACCCCGCCGCTTCAGCGATGGCCAACGAGCCCGTGCACCAGTTCCTAGGTGTCTACGAGGAGATGATGCCTGCCTGGCTGGCCATGACCCTTGCGGTTGTCCTGGTGGTCATCTCCCAGATCAAAATCAACGTTACCAACGCCTACTCGGGCTCCCTGGCCTGGACGAACAGCTTCACCCGCGTCACTAAGACCTACCCTGGCCGCATGGTGTTCGTTGTCGTCAACCTCGTAATCGCCCTTGTACTGATGGAGGCGAACATGTTCGACTTCCTGAACACTATCCTGGGATTTTACGCCAACTGCGCGATGGCCTGGGTAGTCACCGTGGCGGCCGACATTGCCATCAACAAGTACCTGCTGAAGATTTCCCCCAAGCAGCCGGAGTTCCGGCGCGGCATGCTGTACGCCGTCAACCCGGTCGGTTTCGTCTCGATGCTGCTCTCCGCCGGCATCTCCATCGCTATCTTCTTCGGCGCATTTGGACCGGCCGTCCAGCCGTACTCCCCGATCTTTGCTGTCGGCCTCGCCCTGGTGGCCACCCCGGCCCTGGCCATCGCCACCAAAGGCCGGTACTACCTCCGCCGCACAGACGACGGCATTGATTTGCCCATGTTCGACGCCGAAGGCAACCCCTCCGGCGAGAAACTCCTGTGCCACGTGACCGGCATTGAGTTCGAGCGCCCGGACATGATGCTCTCGGCTGAAGCGGGGCCGGAGGGCGAAAAGCAATACATCTCCTCCCTGTCCCTTTCAACGGACCGGACAGGCCGCTACGTCCTGCCCGCCCAGAACTAA
- a CDS encoding DUF4192 family protein yields the protein MAASIKTTTDLIAFAIASLGYTPSSSFVIIFAQKGEALGLMRADSDSIAEPRAWAQMVSEQVARLENIDATYFLSFEGIQKVTDEQHTELGDELAHLGAPLKDSIIVTNTTARRWDDEPADAIELTDLDSSPVALELMHSNTNIRCSADNIPPAPETIDQEGYEKGLELAHHLDNFGNHELSQEIGAEIIRWNTENGTINEHAAAIVAGLVSNIQARDAILLSCFTADDVTNHMSECTTGRIAPHTWDYVKGLEEAFFNALTYTPTGHRPHILTVICWMQWLQGESTKALGNCEAAHRIDPDTGLTQLLKSYILQLGPALAATQNR from the coding sequence ATGGCTGCAAGCATCAAAACCACCACCGACCTCATTGCTTTCGCAATCGCATCACTCGGCTACACCCCATCCTCAAGCTTCGTCATCATCTTCGCTCAGAAAGGCGAAGCACTTGGCCTCATGCGTGCCGACTCAGACTCAATCGCAGAACCCCGCGCATGGGCTCAGATGGTCAGCGAGCAGGTCGCACGCCTCGAAAACATCGACGCCACATACTTCCTCAGCTTCGAGGGAATCCAGAAAGTTACCGACGAACAGCACACCGAACTCGGCGACGAACTCGCCCACCTCGGCGCACCACTCAAAGACTCGATCATCGTCACCAACACCACCGCCCGCCGATGGGACGACGAACCAGCCGACGCCATCGAACTCACCGACCTTGACAGCTCACCCGTCGCACTGGAACTCATGCACAGCAACACCAACATCCGCTGCAGCGCAGACAACATCCCACCAGCACCCGAAACGATCGACCAGGAAGGCTACGAAAAAGGCCTCGAGCTCGCACACCACCTCGACAACTTCGGAAACCACGAACTCAGCCAGGAAATCGGTGCAGAGATCATCCGCTGGAACACCGAGAACGGAACCATCAACGAACACGCGGCCGCAATCGTCGCCGGACTCGTCTCCAACATCCAAGCCCGCGACGCCATCCTGCTCTCCTGCTTCACCGCCGACGACGTCACCAACCACATGTCAGAATGCACCACAGGCAGAATCGCCCCACACACTTGGGACTACGTCAAAGGCCTCGAAGAAGCATTCTTCAACGCCCTCACCTACACACCAACCGGCCACCGCCCGCACATCCTCACCGTGATCTGCTGGATGCAATGGCTCCAAGGCGAAAGCACCAAAGCCCTCGGAAACTGCGAAGCAGCCCACCGCATCGACCCAGACACAGGGCTCACGCAACTACTGAAAAGTTACATCCTGCAGCTAGGCCCAGCACTGGCAGCCACTCAAAACCGCTAA
- a CDS encoding glutaredoxin family protein, giving the protein MKVTIYTTGPACIRCTMTKKILTKNNIEYTEIDIRTNPNARDYITEELGYSEAPVCIIEDGTNQNHWSGFRPDLIEKL; this is encoded by the coding sequence ATGAAAGTCACGATCTACACCACCGGACCAGCCTGCATCCGCTGCACCATGACCAAAAAAATACTCACCAAAAACAACATCGAATACACCGAAATCGACATCCGCACCAACCCCAACGCACGCGACTACATCACCGAAGAACTCGGCTACTCAGAAGCACCCGTCTGCATCATCGAAGACGGAACCAACCAAAACCACTGGTCAGGATTCCGTCCCGACCTCATCGAGAAGCTCTAG